GGTGGTTTCGACGGCGGCCTGTACGCACCGTGGAACCGTGACGAGGAACTGGCTGCCAAGGTCATGGAGATGGAGCGCGTGCAGCGCTACCACACCGAAGGCTTCGTGCTCGAGGGCGGTTCGATCCACGTCGACGGCGAAGGCACCCTGATCACCACCGAAGAATGCCTGCTCAACCGCAATCGCAACCCGCACCTGAACCGCGAGCAGATCGAGGATATCCTGCGCGAGCACCTGGCGGTGGACACCATCGTCTGGCTGCCGGACGGTCTGTACAACGACGAGACCGACGGCCACGTCGACAACTTCTGCTGTTACGTCAGCCCAGGCGAAGTGTTACTGGCCTGGACCGATGATTCCAATGACCCCAACTATGCACGCTGCCACGCTGCCTACGAGGTGCTGAAAAACACCCGTGATGCCAAAGGCCGCGAGTTCGTGGTGCACAAGATGCCGATTCCGGGGCCGCTGTACGCCACCCAGGCAGAATGCGACGGCGTCGATCACGTGGTCGGCAGCCAGGAGCGCGACCCTTCGGTGCGCCTGGCCGGCTCCTACGTGAATTTCCTGATCGTCAACGGCGGCATCATCGCCCCGAGCTTCGACGACCCGGCCGATGCGCAGGCCAGAGCGATCCTGGCCAAGGTCTTCCCGGATCACGAAGTGGTGATGATTCCAGGCCGTGAGTTGCTGCTCGGGGGCGGCAACATCCACTGCCTGACCCAGCAGCAGCCGGCGCCGGTCAAGCGCTGACTCCCCGCTGAACGAAACAGCCCGTCGCATGACGGGCTTTTTTGTGGGCGGCGACCATCGGGGCGGGTAGATGGCACACCTCTTGTATTGTTTTTCCATTGTGTTTCAGACAGATAGGGCTACGCCGTTCTGTAACAAACCTTACGTAAGTTAGCCGCTCACGGGCCCAGGAGTGCGTGTGGAAATGAATGCAGCAAGTGAGTCGGCTTTGCCCCCATCGGCCGTGAATCACGAATCGCTCAAGCTGTTGGCGCAGTGGTTGAAACACCATGGAAGCATCCGGGTCAGGAAGACCGACCCACGACGTCTGCTGGACGGGCGATACCCTCAGGGACTGATCAGCGATGCGGAGCTCGAGGCTCTGATGGCGGTCTGGCACTGACCGGGAAGGATCCCGTTGCAATGAAAAAACGCCACCGCATTGCGGTGGCGTTTTCGTTTCAACCGTGTTTGTAGGAGCGGCTTCAGCCGCGATGCAGGCGACGCGGTGCCTGGTACCCGCTTTGCGGGTGATCGTGGCTGAAACCGCTCCTACAGGGATTGCGCAAGGCTCGGGATCAGAAGCTGTAGCTGCCGGTCACCACCAGGCTGCGCGGGTCGCCGACCTGGATCTGCGCGGCGCTGGTCGCCGAGCTGTAGTAGGTCTTGTCGGTGATGTTGCTCAGCGCCGCGCGCACGTCCCAGTCGTGGGTGCGGTAGCCGGCCAGCGCGTCCCAGCGGCCGTAGCCCGGCAGCACCACGGTGTTCTGGTTGTCGGCGTAACGGTCGCCGACCAGGGTCAGGCCGGTCTCGGCGTACCAGCCCAGCTCCGGCTTCCAGGTCACGAACAGGCTGGCGTTGCGCTTGGCCACGTCGTTGATGCGGTTGCCTTCCTGGCCATTGTTGTCCTTGACGATGGTCGCGTCCTGCAAGCCGATGCCGCCGCGC
This genomic stretch from Pseudomonas entomophila harbors:
- the aguA gene encoding agmatine deiminase gives rise to the protein MKTLNSTPRADGFHMPAEWAPQTQVWMVWPERPDNWRLGGKPAQAAHVTLAKAIARFEPVTVAVSAAQYENARRQLDLPNIRVVEISNDDAWVRDTGPTFVINDHGEVRGVDWGFNAWGGFDGGLYAPWNRDEELAAKVMEMERVQRYHTEGFVLEGGSIHVDGEGTLITTEECLLNRNRNPHLNREQIEDILREHLAVDTIVWLPDGLYNDETDGHVDNFCCYVSPGEVLLAWTDDSNDPNYARCHAAYEVLKNTRDAKGREFVVHKMPIPGPLYATQAECDGVDHVVGSQERDPSVRLAGSYVNFLIVNGGIIAPSFDDPADAQARAILAKVFPDHEVVMIPGRELLLGGGNIHCLTQQQPAPVKR